From a single Rhodococcus jostii RHA1 genomic region:
- a CDS encoding UPF0158 family protein gives MARTWWSVTVELLGGRGEELWPWPGRVFAVGPSHTFLDLANAINDAFARWDRSHLSMFTLADGRMVTDTETGAEMVESLGGPITEAVNIESAKVARLLKPGAEFQFTFDLGDDWTHRCLIGGDKVDPLEVLGITPGKPLPYWGWGAIPDQYGRRWSDDDGQSRAPRRPSHPHPMLLHAWPAQDRVPALDVSELRAAIAAADAARFLAAVRGHDVDDALQQVGAGIPMALKQRREQAEPVAVSVINRLTWRAGAGDGVLAQDLLACLRGEPLAGRVVPVDLEMLGAELEGGLGMSTGGYVDLRTGQVYDASSTDPMMVGEDAAVDVETEPDRWLRFDRTGSRDGWRDMAAFAERQHDSALRERLEQAIEGKGAFGRFRDLVHQESLAEQWYTFATDRQLGRAREFLADNGIRVG, from the coding sequence ATGGCACGAACGTGGTGGTCGGTGACGGTGGAGCTGCTCGGCGGGCGCGGCGAGGAATTGTGGCCATGGCCCGGCCGCGTCTTCGCGGTCGGACCGTCGCATACCTTCCTGGATCTCGCGAATGCGATCAACGACGCCTTCGCCCGGTGGGACCGCTCGCACCTGTCGATGTTCACCCTTGCCGATGGACGAATGGTCACCGACACGGAGACCGGGGCCGAGATGGTGGAGTCGCTCGGCGGGCCCATCACCGAGGCGGTGAACATCGAGTCGGCCAAAGTCGCCCGGCTCCTGAAGCCCGGGGCGGAGTTTCAGTTCACCTTCGACCTGGGTGATGACTGGACCCACCGCTGTCTGATCGGCGGCGACAAGGTCGACCCCCTGGAAGTGCTGGGGATCACGCCAGGGAAGCCTCTGCCGTACTGGGGGTGGGGCGCCATCCCGGATCAGTACGGGCGCCGGTGGTCCGACGACGACGGGCAGAGCCGAGCACCGCGCAGACCGAGCCATCCGCACCCGATGCTGCTGCACGCGTGGCCCGCACAGGACCGGGTGCCCGCACTCGATGTGTCCGAGCTGCGCGCCGCTATCGCGGCAGCAGATGCCGCCCGGTTCCTCGCCGCGGTGCGGGGACATGACGTCGACGACGCGCTGCAACAGGTAGGGGCCGGAATACCGATGGCACTGAAGCAGCGACGGGAGCAGGCCGAGCCGGTGGCGGTGTCGGTCATCAACCGGCTGACCTGGCGCGCCGGCGCGGGTGACGGGGTGCTGGCGCAGGACCTGCTCGCGTGTCTGCGCGGCGAGCCGCTGGCCGGGCGGGTGGTGCCGGTCGACCTCGAGATGCTCGGTGCCGAATTGGAGGGGGGTCTGGGCATGTCCACCGGTGGCTACGTCGACCTGCGCACCGGACAGGTGTACGACGCCAGCAGTACTGATCCGATGATGGTCGGCGAGGACGCCGCCGTCGACGTGGAGACCGAGCCCGACCGGTGGCTCCGGTTCGACCGCACCGGCTCGCGGGACGGGTGGCGGGACATGGCGGCCTTCGCCGAGCGGCAACACGATTCGGCGCTGCGGGAGCGGCTGGAGCAAGCGATCGAGGGCAAGGGCGCGTTCGGCCGATTCCGGGACCTCGTCCACCAGGAGAGCCTCGCCGAACAGTGGTACACCTTCGCCACCGATCGCCAACTGGGTCGTGCCCGCGAGTTCCTCGCCGACAACGGGATCCGCGTGGGCTGA
- a CDS encoding TetR/AcrR family transcriptional regulator: MTDPVKTPRRYDASLRRSRARMRQQKVLDVAREMFLRDGYAATTVAAIATTADVSVETIYKTFGGKPGLIREIQAAALTGTGPVPAPQRSDHMSASEPDPEVVLRNWATLATEVAPAVTPIIGLVRDAAATDPDMASLLDDINTQRLARMTHNARRLRSHLPPTISLEHARDVLFTYTAPEIYELLVLARHWSVEQYAEFIYRGMATQLLPPSD; encoded by the coding sequence ATGACCGACCCAGTCAAGACTCCGCGACGCTACGACGCCAGCCTCCGACGCAGCCGGGCGCGAATGCGCCAGCAGAAGGTGCTCGACGTCGCGCGGGAGATGTTCCTGCGTGATGGCTACGCCGCCACGACCGTGGCGGCGATCGCCACCACAGCGGACGTCTCGGTCGAGACGATCTACAAGACGTTCGGTGGCAAACCCGGCCTGATCCGCGAGATCCAGGCCGCGGCACTGACCGGGACCGGCCCCGTGCCGGCTCCGCAGCGTTCCGACCATATGTCGGCCTCCGAGCCCGACCCCGAGGTCGTGCTTCGGAATTGGGCAACCCTGGCCACCGAGGTTGCACCTGCGGTGACGCCGATCATCGGGCTCGTCCGCGACGCCGCAGCGACCGATCCGGATATGGCCTCACTGCTCGACGACATCAATACCCAACGCCTCGCCCGGATGACGCACAACGCGCGACGTCTCCGCAGCCACCTGCCACCGACGATCTCGCTCGAACATGCCCGCGACGTGCTGTTCACCTACACCGCGCCCGAAATCTACGAGCTGCTCGTCCTCGCCCGACATTGGAGCGTGGAACAGTACGCCGAGTTCATCTATCGCGGCATGGCCACACAGTTGCTGCCCCCGTCCGACTGA
- a CDS encoding nuclear transport factor 2 family protein, with protein sequence MPTPEPDPTLAMLRRLENAVNAHDLDAVVDCFASDYLNETPAHPARGFTGSEQVRRNWTEIFGGVPDVRARVLRWVVDGDTIWGEWEMAGTRRDGRPHLMRGVIVFGVRDGRAKWSRFYLEPVDDSPDGVEPTVHTQVGAR encoded by the coding sequence ATGCCGACACCTGAGCCCGACCCCACCCTGGCGATGCTCCGCCGACTCGAAAACGCGGTCAACGCACATGATCTCGACGCAGTAGTGGACTGCTTCGCGTCGGACTATCTCAACGAGACGCCGGCGCATCCGGCGCGCGGATTCACCGGCAGCGAGCAGGTGCGACGTAACTGGACGGAGATTTTCGGCGGCGTGCCCGATGTACGGGCCAGGGTGCTGCGCTGGGTGGTCGACGGCGACACCATCTGGGGTGAGTGGGAGATGGCCGGCACCCGCCGCGATGGGCGCCCGCATCTGATGCGCGGAGTGATCGTGTTCGGTGTCCGCGACGGTCGCGCGAAATGGAGTCGCTTCTACCTCGAACCGGTCGACGACTCGCCCGACGGAGTCGAGCCCACCGTCCACACGCAAGTCGGTGCCCGATGA
- a CDS encoding SDR family oxidoreductase, translating into MIILVAGGTGRLGSLVVHRLAARGHQVRVLTRDPASAAATGLAAERVQTVTGDVRDATSLQPAADGVDLVISAVHGLTGPGRVTPASVDRDGIINLVDAARAAGAEFVLVSAIGTTANHPIGLFRMKAVAEHYLHTSGVPWTIVRSTAFAELYLDLLAQSTGRSGRPVIFGRGDNPINFVATDDVAALIELAALDASTRGQLFEIGGPRNLTFVELTKILGNRIGDNAVRARHVPRLVLRALAATGHLCPTAPARLAELALYMDTADMTFDSSPLHDRYPQLPATNVADAISP; encoded by the coding sequence ATGATCATCCTCGTCGCCGGCGGCACCGGCCGCCTCGGCTCGCTGGTCGTGCACCGGCTCGCCGCGCGCGGACACCAGGTCCGCGTCCTGACCCGCGATCCCGCAAGCGCCGCCGCGACCGGCCTCGCCGCCGAACGTGTACAGACCGTGACCGGTGACGTCCGTGATGCCACATCACTGCAACCGGCTGCGGACGGCGTGGACCTCGTCATCTCGGCGGTGCACGGACTGACCGGCCCGGGCCGGGTGACCCCGGCGTCGGTGGACCGCGACGGCATCATCAACCTTGTCGACGCCGCACGCGCCGCAGGTGCCGAGTTTGTTCTCGTCTCCGCTATCGGCACGACTGCCAACCATCCGATCGGCTTGTTCCGGATGAAGGCGGTCGCCGAGCACTACCTGCACACCAGCGGCGTCCCGTGGACGATCGTCCGGTCGACCGCCTTCGCCGAGCTATACCTCGACCTTCTCGCGCAGTCCACCGGTCGATCCGGTCGGCCGGTCATCTTCGGTCGCGGCGACAACCCGATCAACTTCGTTGCCACGGACGACGTCGCCGCGCTGATCGAACTGGCCGCACTCGACGCCAGCACCCGTGGCCAACTGTTCGAGATCGGCGGGCCCCGAAACCTCACATTCGTCGAACTTACGAAAATCCTCGGAAATCGGATCGGCGACAATGCTGTCCGCGCCCGGCATGTTCCCCGACTCGTGTTGCGCGCGCTCGCTGCGACCGGCCACCTCTGTCCGACCGCACCGGCGCGACTCGCCGAACTCGCCCTCTACATGGACACGGCCGACATGACATTCGACTCGTCGCCGCTGCACGACCGATACCCGCAACTCCCGGCCACCAACGTCGCAGACGCAATCAGCCCGTAG
- a CDS encoding helicase-associated domain-containing protein: MPVHDVDALLTHVRSLDEERLAALLRRRPGALSLPWPADLTELAVRLGSQESIVLAYTRLPRPHTEVLGALTLVEQLGLPVTAAGASTWLGSDPDTVQAFLDDLHERALTLVTADGEISTPAQFPSVGVGLGPPVRVLLEETTLAALRGVAAALQLRGDGAKTVLVDRLATFFRDPAAVRTLVDGAPPRERELLLACAEQDAAIEYFPPYLGSHRAGARDQPGDWAVARGVLWPSYDGAAYLPLEVSLALRAKEWRLPFHPEPPLLADHPVPAEHVDAEAAARALRMIERVTALVDTATTDPIPLIKSGAVGLRTLRTVAKNWDVEVDEVRLAVELAQSTGVLAPAPPPPPAKSRGRKRPPPPSPGLIPGPAAPGWRAADAATRGRALIDTWWQSDRSVLMEASAAAELGETAVYRHLRHELIDVYATVVAPGRGVSDIKDLVPVLGWRAPLIGDDIIGDVLTAAVREGELLGLLALGAATALGRALPAGTLTSVMAELLSGAHTSAVIGADLTAVVLGPPATALSRLLDGVADRESRGAATTWRFTPGSIRAAFDRGAAAQDLIGELESIAPAGLPQALEYLIGDVARTHGQLGVIELGCAIVAEDPTLLRELVGNRKLGKLGLATLAPTVLASRTGADTTLSALRAAGYAPVVREVDGSVLISAPPNPDPADVDGPDLDLAAIGVPAADPDRHARHLTATAAAPSEPAGQFPSFAALRGRGDAEAIWELVAGGPAHLTHDGYTHLVHSARLHGNTLTAWSATTERYEDFPVAHIAISGPPGAGR, from the coding sequence GTGCCGGTTCATGACGTCGACGCGTTGCTCACCCATGTGAGGTCACTCGACGAGGAGCGGCTTGCCGCCCTCTTGCGCCGGCGGCCGGGGGCGTTGTCGTTGCCGTGGCCCGCGGACCTGACGGAGCTGGCCGTCCGCCTGGGCAGCCAGGAGTCGATCGTGCTCGCCTACACCCGCCTGCCGCGGCCGCACACCGAGGTGCTCGGCGCCCTCACCCTGGTCGAGCAGCTGGGGCTGCCGGTCACGGCGGCCGGGGCGTCGACGTGGCTGGGCAGCGACCCGGACACGGTCCAGGCATTCCTCGACGACCTGCACGAGCGCGCCCTGACACTGGTCACCGCCGACGGCGAAATCAGCACACCCGCCCAGTTCCCGTCGGTGGGGGTCGGTCTGGGCCCGCCGGTGCGGGTGCTGCTCGAGGAGACCACCCTTGCGGCGCTGCGCGGAGTGGCCGCGGCACTGCAGCTGCGCGGGGACGGGGCCAAGACGGTGCTGGTCGATCGCCTCGCCACCTTCTTCCGTGACCCTGCTGCGGTGCGCACCCTCGTCGACGGGGCGCCGCCGCGGGAGCGGGAGCTGCTCCTCGCCTGCGCCGAGCAGGATGCCGCGATCGAATACTTCCCGCCGTACCTCGGGTCGCACCGAGCGGGCGCGCGAGACCAACCCGGGGACTGGGCGGTCGCGCGCGGGGTGCTGTGGCCGAGCTACGACGGCGCCGCCTACCTGCCGTTGGAGGTGTCGCTGGCGCTGCGCGCGAAGGAGTGGCGGCTGCCGTTCCATCCGGAACCGCCGCTGCTCGCGGATCATCCGGTGCCGGCCGAGCACGTGGACGCCGAGGCCGCCGCGCGTGCGCTGCGGATGATCGAGCGGGTCACCGCGCTGGTGGATACCGCGACGACCGACCCGATTCCACTCATCAAGTCCGGAGCGGTGGGACTGCGGACGCTGCGCACCGTCGCGAAGAACTGGGACGTCGAGGTCGACGAGGTGCGGCTCGCCGTGGAGCTGGCCCAGTCGACCGGGGTGCTCGCCCCGGCACCACCACCGCCGCCGGCGAAGAGCCGGGGGCGTAAACGGCCGCCGCCACCCTCGCCCGGCCTGATCCCCGGTCCCGCAGCACCCGGCTGGCGAGCCGCCGACGCCGCGACCCGGGGACGCGCCCTGATCGACACCTGGTGGCAGTCGGACCGTTCGGTGCTGATGGAGGCGAGTGCGGCCGCCGAGCTGGGCGAGACGGCCGTGTACCGGCACCTGCGTCACGAACTGATCGACGTGTACGCCACGGTGGTGGCGCCCGGCCGGGGAGTGTCGGATATCAAGGACCTGGTTCCCGTGCTGGGCTGGCGCGCCCCGCTGATCGGGGACGACATTATCGGCGACGTTCTGACCGCGGCGGTGCGCGAGGGAGAGCTGCTCGGTCTGCTGGCGCTGGGCGCCGCCACCGCGCTGGGCCGCGCCCTGCCCGCCGGCACCCTCACCTCTGTCATGGCGGAGCTGTTGTCCGGCGCCCACACGTCCGCGGTGATCGGTGCCGATCTCACCGCGGTGGTCCTCGGCCCGCCGGCGACCGCCCTGTCGCGCCTGCTGGACGGTGTCGCGGACCGGGAGTCCCGCGGGGCGGCCACGACGTGGCGGTTCACCCCCGGCAGCATCCGGGCGGCGTTCGATCGGGGCGCCGCCGCCCAGGATCTGATCGGGGAGCTGGAGTCGATCGCGCCGGCGGGCCTGCCGCAGGCGTTGGAGTACCTGATCGGTGATGTGGCCCGCACCCACGGGCAGCTGGGGGTGATCGAACTCGGGTGCGCGATCGTCGCCGAGGACCCGACGCTGCTGCGCGAGCTGGTCGGCAACCGGAAACTCGGCAAGCTGGGACTGGCCACCCTCGCCCCGACGGTGCTGGCCTCCCGCACAGGCGCCGACACGACGCTGTCCGCGCTGCGGGCGGCCGGCTATGCGCCGGTGGTGCGCGAGGTGGACGGCAGCGTGCTGATCTCTGCGCCGCCGAACCCGGACCCCGCCGACGTCGACGGCCCCGACCTCGACCTGGCCGCCATCGGGGTCCCCGCCGCCGATCCCGACCGGCATGCCCGCCACCTCACCGCCACCGCCGCCGCACCATCCGAACCCGCCGGGCAGTTCCCGTCCTTCGCCGCGCTGCGCGGCCGCGGAGACGCCGAGGCGATCTGGGAACTGGTGGCCGGCGGGCCCGCACACCTCACCCATGACGGGTACACGCACCTGGTCCACAGCGCCAGGCTGCACGGGAACACGCTGACCGCCTGGAGCGCCACGACGGAACGGTACGAGGACTTCCCGGTGGCGCACATCGCAATTTCCGGACCACCCGGGGCCGGCCGCTGA
- a CDS encoding type II toxin-antitoxin system PemK/MazF family toxin produces MRPIHAAKLDKTRPVLVLTRELVRPHLSRVTVAPITGTVRGLSTEVPVGPANGLEKESVVSCDNIVTIPVSALGRGLGFFFPSQEAALTTAIRAAFDLE; encoded by the coding sequence ATGCGGCCGATTCACGCCGCGAAGCTGGACAAGACGCGGCCGGTGCTGGTGTTGACCCGGGAGTTGGTGCGCCCGCACCTGAGCCGGGTGACGGTGGCGCCGATCACCGGCACCGTGCGGGGACTGTCCACCGAGGTGCCGGTGGGGCCGGCCAACGGGCTGGAGAAGGAGTCGGTGGTCAGTTGCGACAACATCGTCACGATTCCGGTGTCGGCGTTGGGGCGCGGTCTCGGGTTCTTCTTTCCGTCGCAGGAGGCTGCCCTGACCACAGCGATCCGGGCCGCGTTCGACCTGGAATGA
- a CDS encoding YlcI/YnfO family protein, with protein sequence MSTQIAVRLPDEIVAFVDGEVRDHRAPSRAALVLRALERERRRQVAARDAEILSRARGGDDPDGLDDLARHAAGLFSDLD encoded by the coding sequence ATGAGTACACAGATTGCGGTGCGGTTGCCGGATGAGATTGTGGCCTTCGTCGACGGTGAGGTGCGCGACCATCGGGCGCCCAGCCGGGCCGCCCTGGTGTTGCGGGCGCTCGAGCGGGAGCGGCGTCGACAGGTCGCCGCCCGGGATGCCGAGATTCTGTCCCGGGCGCGCGGCGGGGACGACCCGGACGGCCTCGATGACCTCGCCCGGCATGCCGCGGGTCTGTTCAGCGATCTCGACTGA
- a CDS encoding class I SAM-dependent methyltransferase gives MDNEGPSRTALVTAYARAYHQIVDRPRILTDPLAARLLGVTVDELTELVRSAEDHPGSGVDSEILRLGVSDRSRRLFFAARARFAEDRVAEAVAACVRQVVILGAGLDTFAYRNPHPDLRVFEVDHPATQAWKHQRLAASGIDQPERLTFVPVDFETDTLGTRLEAAGFIRTDPAVFVWLGVVFYLTPDASRSTLEYIARQTEPVEVIFDYLQSADTDEERAQLQARARRAAAVGEPWFSYFTPDDMAAELRALGFTDIEDYSAADLIAGYLDGSAEFEGEPPQALRSVRILRASR, from the coding sequence ATGGACAATGAGGGACCCAGCCGAACAGCGCTCGTGACTGCTTACGCCCGTGCCTATCATCAAATTGTTGACCGGCCACGGATTCTCACCGATCCACTGGCGGCACGTCTGCTGGGTGTCACTGTCGATGAGCTGACCGAATTGGTCCGGTCCGCAGAGGATCATCCCGGCAGCGGTGTGGACTCGGAAATCTTGCGGCTGGGTGTCAGTGATCGATCGCGCCGCCTGTTCTTTGCTGCTCGTGCCCGTTTCGCCGAGGATCGCGTGGCCGAAGCCGTCGCTGCCTGCGTGCGACAGGTCGTGATCCTCGGCGCGGGCCTGGACACCTTCGCCTACCGCAACCCGCATCCGGACCTGCGTGTATTCGAGGTCGACCATCCCGCTACCCAAGCATGGAAACACCAACGCCTCGCCGCCTCCGGCATCGACCAGCCCGAACGGTTGACCTTCGTGCCGGTCGACTTCGAAACCGACACACTGGGAACACGATTGGAGGCCGCCGGATTCATCCGGACCGATCCGGCCGTATTCGTGTGGCTCGGTGTCGTCTTCTATCTGACCCCCGACGCCTCCCGCAGCACCCTCGAATACATTGCTCGCCAAACCGAGCCGGTCGAGGTGATCTTCGACTATCTGCAGTCCGCAGACACCGATGAGGAACGTGCACAGCTGCAAGCGCGCGCACGTCGAGCAGCAGCTGTCGGCGAACCCTGGTTCAGCTACTTCACTCCTGACGACATGGCCGCAGAATTGCGGGCGCTCGGCTTCACCGACATCGAAGACTACTCCGCTGCGGACCTCATCGCTGGGTACCTCGATGGATCAGCGGAATTCGAGGGCGAACCACCCCAGGCGCTGCGCTCGGTCCGCATACTACGGGCGAGCCGCTGA
- a CDS encoding GNAT family N-acetyltransferase: MTELHIREASPDDAQVCGRLMFDAFETLATRHHFPIEAGTPEFADFQIQAMLNTDGIYGLVAERDGHIVGSALQDERGQIVGIGPVSVDPTAPDAGAGCAMMTALLERSRDREVAGVRLVQTAYNYRSFSLYAKLGFAVRELLSVFQGPPPRSGIPGTVVRPATPDDIAACDEICRHVHGHDRHGELQHWVNIGTARVVERGGRITGYATGFGYTWHAVGNADDDIIALLAGADEYTGLGFLVPSRNTRLMAWCFGAGLQLVQQSTLMTTGLYNQPQGSWLPSIGY; this comes from the coding sequence ATGACCGAGCTGCATATCCGCGAGGCGTCGCCGGACGACGCCCAGGTGTGTGGGCGCCTCATGTTCGACGCCTTCGAAACGCTCGCCACGCGCCACCATTTTCCGATCGAGGCGGGCACCCCCGAATTCGCCGACTTCCAGATCCAGGCGATGCTGAACACCGACGGCATCTACGGCCTGGTGGCCGAGCGCGACGGCCACATCGTCGGCAGCGCCCTCCAGGACGAACGCGGCCAGATCGTCGGCATCGGACCCGTCAGTGTCGACCCGACAGCACCGGACGCCGGGGCCGGCTGTGCGATGATGACCGCGCTGCTCGAGCGATCACGAGACCGCGAGGTCGCGGGCGTCCGGCTGGTACAGACGGCGTACAACTACCGGTCCTTCTCCCTGTACGCCAAACTCGGCTTCGCCGTCCGTGAGCTGTTGTCCGTCTTCCAGGGACCACCACCCAGGTCCGGGATTCCCGGCACAGTCGTGCGCCCGGCGACACCGGACGACATCGCCGCCTGCGACGAGATCTGCCGGCACGTGCACGGCCACGACCGCCACGGCGAGCTACAGCACTGGGTCAATATCGGTACCGCCCGCGTCGTCGAGCGCGGCGGCCGGATCACCGGCTACGCGACGGGTTTCGGCTACACCTGGCATGCCGTCGGCAACGCCGACGACGACATCATCGCACTGCTGGCCGGCGCCGACGAGTACACCGGACTCGGATTCCTCGTACCCTCACGCAATACCCGACTCATGGCCTGGTGCTTCGGCGCCGGGCTGCAGCTCGTCCAGCAATCGACCCTGATGACGACCGGGCTCTACAACCAGCCGCAGGGCTCGTGGCTGCCCTCGATCGGCTACTAG
- a CDS encoding IS481-like element ISRhosp6 family transposase, with protein MVHRNAPLSETGRLRLAQYVVDDGWPLRRAAERFQVAVTTAARWSARYRAEGPAGMADRSSRPHRSPNQTPTRTERRIIKVRVIRRWGPARIAYLLGLNVSTVHKVLSRYGLARLRWLDRPTGRVIRRMHSPHCGDLVHVDVKKLGKIPAGGGWRKVGRSAGSRNARADKSSGEVDKYYRPVRGYHFLHTAIDAHSRLAYSELLGDERKATAAAFWLRANAWFTEHGITVEKVLTDNGSCYRSHAFRDALGEIKHRRTRPYRPQTNGKVERFHRTLADEWAYARLYTSDRERCDEFPRWLHTYNYHRGHTALGGQPPATRVPNLPGQYT; from the coding sequence GTGGTCCACCGTAATGCCCCGTTGTCCGAAACGGGTCGCCTGCGCCTTGCTCAATATGTCGTTGATGATGGGTGGCCGCTGCGGCGGGCTGCTGAACGGTTCCAGGTCGCGGTCACCACCGCAGCACGCTGGAGCGCTCGTTACCGCGCCGAGGGGCCGGCCGGGATGGCCGATCGCAGCTCACGGCCACATCGCAGCCCGAACCAGACCCCGACGCGCACCGAGCGGCGCATCATCAAGGTCCGCGTCATCCGCCGCTGGGGTCCGGCCCGGATCGCGTATCTGCTGGGTCTGAATGTTTCGACAGTGCACAAGGTCCTGAGCCGGTACGGGTTGGCTCGACTGCGGTGGCTCGACCGCCCGACCGGACGGGTGATCCGTCGCATGCACTCACCGCACTGCGGCGATCTCGTTCATGTCGATGTCAAGAAACTGGGCAAGATCCCCGCCGGCGGCGGATGGCGGAAGGTCGGTCGCTCGGCAGGCAGCCGCAATGCCCGGGCCGACAAAAGCAGCGGCGAGGTCGACAAGTACTACCGTCCGGTCCGCGGCTACCACTTCCTGCACACCGCGATCGACGCACACTCACGGTTGGCCTACTCCGAACTGTTGGGCGACGAACGCAAAGCCACCGCCGCCGCGTTCTGGCTACGCGCCAACGCGTGGTTCACCGAGCACGGCATCACGGTCGAAAAGGTGTTGACCGACAACGGTTCCTGCTACCGATCACACGCGTTCCGAGACGCACTCGGTGAGATCAAGCATCGCCGAACCCGCCCCTACCGACCCCAAACCAACGGCAAAGTCGAACGCTTCCACCGCACTCTGGCCGACGAATGGGCCTACGCCCGCCTCTACACCAGCGACCGCGAACGCTGCGACGAGTTCCCGCGATGGCTGCACACCTACAATTACCACCGAGGCCACACCGCACTCGGCGGCCAACCACCCGCCACCCGCGTACCCAACCTCCCAGGTCAGTACACCTAG
- a CDS encoding IS110 family transposase, producing the protein MFTERTSIGLDVHARSVAAAAIDSLTGQVVQGRLTPSYEHIRSWISSLPGPVAVAYEAGPTGFGLYRDLAAAGVRCEVVAPSKLQKPSGDRVKTDARDALHLARLLRLDEVISVAIPSVDQEAARDLVRAREDCRGDLMRARHRLSKLLLRHGIVYYGGRAWTGAHDRWLRTEAAPQLILPATRMAFDADYDHVLTMQARRRRLDAAIEEMAAASEFTPIVRRMCCLRGVSTLTGFALAVEIGDWNRFTGNTIGSFVGLVPSEYSSGSSRVQGSITKTGNTHARRLLVEAAWHHRPRYHIGAVMRSRWEQAPAAARTRGDDGNRRLHQRWVGFLERSKRPVTANVAIARELAGWCWSLAVMDC; encoded by the coding sequence GTGTTTACCGAGCGTACGAGCATTGGACTGGACGTGCACGCACGTTCGGTCGCGGCAGCGGCCATCGACAGTCTCACCGGTCAGGTGGTCCAGGGACGATTGACCCCGTCCTATGAGCACATCCGATCCTGGATATCGAGCCTGCCGGGGCCGGTAGCAGTTGCGTACGAGGCCGGCCCGACCGGTTTCGGACTGTATCGGGATCTGGCCGCCGCCGGCGTCCGGTGTGAGGTTGTCGCGCCGTCCAAGCTGCAGAAACCATCCGGGGACCGGGTCAAGACCGACGCCCGCGACGCTCTGCACCTGGCCCGGTTGCTGCGCCTGGACGAGGTCATCTCGGTGGCGATCCCCAGCGTCGATCAGGAAGCGGCCCGGGATCTGGTGCGGGCCCGGGAGGATTGCCGCGGGGATCTGATGCGGGCGCGTCACCGCCTGTCGAAGCTGCTGCTTCGGCACGGCATCGTCTACTACGGCGGCCGAGCATGGACCGGAGCGCACGACCGGTGGTTGCGCACCGAAGCGGCGCCGCAGTTGATCTTGCCTGCGACACGGATGGCGTTCGACGCCGACTACGACCATGTGCTCACGATGCAGGCCCGACGTCGGCGACTCGATGCCGCGATCGAGGAGATGGCCGCGGCGAGTGAGTTCACCCCGATTGTCCGCCGGATGTGTTGCCTGCGCGGGGTCAGCACCTTGACCGGTTTCGCGTTGGCGGTGGAAATCGGTGACTGGAATCGGTTCACCGGCAACACCATCGGTTCGTTCGTCGGATTGGTGCCCTCGGAGTACTCGTCCGGTTCGTCCCGGGTGCAGGGATCGATCACCAAGACCGGCAACACCCACGCCCGACGGCTCTTGGTGGAAGCTGCCTGGCATCACCGGCCGCGCTATCACATCGGGGCAGTGATGCGGTCCCGGTGGGAGCAGGCACCGGCCGCGGCCCGCACCCGAGGCGACGACGGCAACCGTCGCCTGCACCAGCGGTGGGTGGGGTTTCTCGAACGCAGCAAACGACCCGTGACAGCGAATGTGGCCATTGCGCGGGAACTGGCGGGCTGGTGCTGGTCTCTGGCGGTGATGGACTGCTGA
- a CDS encoding ester cyclase, producing the protein MPERGPTSSAVPPPNDASKTHLVRWAIDRINAHDVDSLRNYFWAADSLVHFPTGTCRGSTEVATYFNQVFDAVADFAFEIVSIAESGDDVLLHWHVSGQHVGTFVGIAATGQRIEFDGFDHFVIVDGKVVTNTVRYDQMEFARQIKLLPPDGSIADRALKAAFNAKTRVVSMTRRR; encoded by the coding sequence ATGCCCGAGCGCGGCCCTACCTCGTCCGCTGTCCCTCCGCCGAACGACGCCTCCAAAACGCACCTCGTCCGGTGGGCGATCGACCGCATCAACGCCCACGACGTCGACAGCCTCCGCAACTACTTCTGGGCCGCCGACTCCCTCGTGCACTTTCCTACCGGGACATGCCGTGGAAGCACCGAGGTCGCCACCTATTTCAACCAGGTCTTCGACGCCGTCGCCGACTTCGCCTTCGAGATCGTCTCGATCGCCGAGTCCGGCGATGACGTCTTGCTCCACTGGCACGTGTCCGGCCAGCACGTTGGCACTTTCGTGGGCATCGCCGCCACGGGGCAGCGAATCGAGTTCGACGGATTCGACCATTTCGTCATCGTCGACGGGAAGGTCGTCACCAACACGGTGCGCTACGACCAAATGGAGTTCGCCCGCCAGATCAAACTTCTACCGCCCGACGGATCGATTGCGGACCGCGCATTGAAGGCCGCCTTCAATGCCAAAACGCGTGTAGTGAGCATGACCCGCCGACGCTAG